GAGAATCTTCGGAATAACGCCTCTATTTTCAGTGGTAATTGATGCTCTTTTTTAATCTCGATGCACTCGCTGTTTGAAGAACAAATACTATCCGTAAACGTCCATTTACTTGCCCACAATCAACACTTACTCGCCAAACGCTGAAGAAATAGCTATTAGAAAAACTCGAATTATCGTGAGTCCTTATGGCGAAAGTCGTAGTTTTACTTATACTGTTCACAAATAAATTTATACATTCCTAACAGTACTTTCTAACAACAACCCGTGAAATTCCCTTATTTTTCCCAAATTCCTCAGTATATGCTTTTCCAACAACTAGATTCTTTAGACTCCTAAACTGTATAACCTTTTCTCTTACAATAGGTGTCCATAAAAATCCCTTCCTTTGTTTTTACTCACTCTCTAATTCAACCAGTTTGTTTGTAATAATGTCCTGTTCCTTTTCCCCTACTTCACTAGAAATAATGTCTTCTTTTAATAAGCGCCCAATGGCTTCATGCTGAGCATACAAAGAATGTTTTCTTAACGTGATCTGCTGTTTTTGTTTTAGTTCTGAATGTTTTCGAAAAAGCATTTCCATTTTATCTTGTGATTCGGTAATTTTTTGTTGGTATTGTTCGAGTATTTCTTTTGTTACAGCTTCTGTCATGTACAAATTCTCTTTTACTTTGACTATTTCTAAGGTAGCATTTTTAAATCGATACACGCGTGCTATCAGTTCTTCAAATTCTTTATGTCCCTCTTCTTTTTTATTTACCCCTAACCAAGAGATGAGCGGTTTAATCGTTAGACCCTGGCCAACTAATGAAAATAACACCACACTAAAAGCCATAATCAACACTTCTTCTCTGCCTGTAAAATCTCTTGGCAGACTCAGAACCAACGCGATGGATAAGGACCCCTTTAAACCGCCCCAATTTAAAATATGCATCCATGAGCTAGGTACTTTTTTGATAAACCATAAGCTTGTGTACACTGCCACACTCCTGGCTGCAAGTACAATTAGAATGGCTGTAAATATAAGCCCCCACTTCTCCATAATGTCTATTCGTGTAATTTCTAAACCTACCATTAAAAAGACAAGGGAGTTAGCAAGTAATGCAGCTACGTCCCAAAAGTTATTAATATTCAACTTGGTGGCAGGACTCATTCCAATTTTCGCTCCGTAATTTCCTAAAATAAGTGCTGACACCACAACAGCAATAACACCAGATGCATGGAAGGTTTCAGCGAGTAAGAAGGACCCGTAAAAAAGAATGATACTGAAGATAATTTCCAACGGGTAATCATCAAAGTATTTCGTCAAGAGTGAAAATACATACCCCAAGGTTCCTCCAATAATAAAACCGAGTGAAACCACTTTAATGAATTCCCATAATCCATAACCTGCCCCTGCCCAGCCAAGGTCCAGGTAGGAGAGCAGAGAAAAAGCTGATATATTAAAAAGAACTACGGCCAGACCATCATTAAATAAACTTTCCCCTTCAATCACTGTTGCAAGTCTATCGGGAACACCAACGGTCTTAAAAATCGAGAGGACACTGACCGGGTCTGTAGCACTCATGACTGCTGCAAACACAAAGGCTGCCGGAATAGTGAAATGCAACAGCCACATGGATGAAAAACCAATAATCATAAATGATAAAAGGATTCCAATTAATACTAGAGCTAGAATAGGCTTTTTATTTTTATTTAAATGTGAGAACGGGAGTTTCAATGCTGCTTCACCTAGTAACGCGGGTAAAAATAAAGTAATCACAATAAAATTAAAAACTTCCCCTTCTGTGATAACTTGAATTAGAGGGTTTAATACCGGTATGTTTATCAGTCCAATAATGGTTCCTACAACGACAAGCGCGATAGGGTAAGGCTGTTTAAATTTTTTTGCCACAGCGGTAATACCCGCTGCAATCATGACTAAAATAAGGCCTAATGAAAAGATGTGATGTAAATCTAATTCCTCCATCATTTTCCTCCCGTTTAAACGAAGATCCTTTCCGTTCCATTTATTTTCACCAAAAAAACAAAAATTAAAATGTTCAGCACATAAATAAGTACAATACATCTCCCGAGGTTTTTTCACGCATATTTCTCCTATCAGGAAGCTAGGAAGGCTTATGATTATATTGGTTGGTATTCCCTTTTATTTCTTTATACCGCCTATTTACAAGGGGATAAGCTGGTCAAAATTCGTATTGGAGACCAAACCTTTGATAACGGAAAAAGATATTTTCTATTCTTTCGGGTCATTTTGTTGACATCACGAATAAGATGTAATATATTAATGTCAGTAAACACTGACATTATATGAATGAGGGTAATAAAATGAATAGTAATAAAAAGATGGATACTTCTGAAAAGATTATGATGGCAGCAATCGATCTTATGGCGGAACATGGGTACAACGGAGTATCTACGCAAGAAATTGCAATCAGGGCTGGATTTAGTGAAAAAACGCTGTTTCGGCACTTTCAAAGCAAACAAAACTTATTAGAGACCGCCTTTAATCGTTATCATTATGCTGAAGAAATGAAAGACTTGTTTATGAAAAAAATCGTATGGGATCTTCATACGGACTTGTTCATGATTTGTCGCAGCTATCATAGGATTATGTATCAGAATCGAAAATTGATCAAAATTAGTGCTAAGGTGGGTGATACTCTCCCAGGATTTCGCGAAAAAACACATGAACACCCTCAGCAGTTAAAAGAGTTCTTAACAGGATACTTTGAAGAAATGAATAAAAAGGGAAAGATCATTGAAACAGATTTTGAAAGCAAAGCCATTGCATTTTTGTATATGAATTTTGGTACAGCGATGGGCAGGATGAACAATGATCCCATACTCACTAATATCCCTATCGAAACTTTCATTAAAGAAAGTGTTTCGATCTTTACTAGGGCTTTAACCCCCTAGTTATTTTTTCAACACTAATGTCAGTCAGTGGTGACATACATTTAAATATGAACGGGGGGTGATATTGCCAATTAGTTTTTGTTAAAGAAGGGAGAATAAAAGAAATGGAGTATGGTGTACAGCAACAAACTGAAGAGAAGTTGATGAGGGTTGTGATGTTCACTCTTGCCCTTTCAGCTATGAGTGTATTGATGTTTAATTTTGTCCTCCCTCAAATAAGAGAAGAGTTTGGTCTCACGAATGCCCAAGTAAGCTGGGTCACATCATCGTATGCCTTGATTTATGGTGTAGGGACAATTATTTATGGGAAACTCGCAGACCGTTACAAACTTAAGGACCTATTGACTATCGGATTGTTATTTTTTGCGGTTGGTTCAATGACCGGACTTACCTCCCAGACTTTTTGGATGGTCCTTGCCGGGAGGTGTATCCAGGCAATGGGAGCAGCTTCAATACCTGCAGCAGCTATGCTTATTCCGGTCCGCTATTTTCCGCCGGAACGACGTGGTTCAGCTATGGGGATGGTATTCGTCGGGTTGGCCATTGGAAGTGCACTTGGCCCGGTTATTTCTGCATTAATATTAAGTTTTGTTCATTGGCGGTGGTTATTTTGCATTCCTTTTTTCATCTTGATTACGTTGCCTTTCTACCGAAAATATTTAGGGGATGAGCGTGGTGATCACAGAAAACTTGACTGGATAGGAGGAGGGCTGCTAGCTGCTGGAGTAACTTTACTGTTACTAAGTGTTACCGTTGGAGAATGGTTGTTCGCTATTGGCGGAGTGTTGTCTGTTGTGCTTTTCCTTATACGAATTTGTTTCACCTCCGATCCGTTCATACAACCTTATCTTTTTACAATCAAGAGCTATACAATTGGGCTGACAATCACTTTTCTAATAAGCGGGATTGGTTTTTCCCTCTATTACCTTAGCCCTTTACTTTTGGCAGATATCCATCAACTTCCGCCCAGCTGGATCGGTTTTGCACTTGTTCCGGGGGCCGCAGCCTCAGCCATCCTGGGGCGAAGCGGGGGAAGATTGGCAGACTTGAAAGGCAATTCGTATTTGTTCTTTATAGCCTCCATGCTGCTTGTATCTTGTTTTGTTTTACTATCAACATTTACAGGGGTATCCCCCGTGTTCATAGCGATCTTTTTGATACTTGGTAATGTTGGGCAAACCTTCATGATGATAGCGATGTCCAATTCAGTATCGATGACCCTGTCAAAGG
This DNA window, taken from Alteribacillus bidgolensis, encodes the following:
- a CDS encoding cation:proton antiporter, which encodes MEELDLHHIFSLGLILVMIAAGITAVAKKFKQPYPIALVVVGTIIGLINIPVLNPLIQVITEGEVFNFIVITLFLPALLGEAALKLPFSHLNKNKKPILALVLIGILLSFMIIGFSSMWLLHFTIPAAFVFAAVMSATDPVSVLSIFKTVGVPDRLATVIEGESLFNDGLAVVLFNISAFSLLSYLDLGWAGAGYGLWEFIKVVSLGFIIGGTLGYVFSLLTKYFDDYPLEIIFSIILFYGSFLLAETFHASGVIAVVVSALILGNYGAKIGMSPATKLNINNFWDVAALLANSLVFLMVGLEITRIDIMEKWGLIFTAILIVLAARSVAVYTSLWFIKKVPSSWMHILNWGGLKGSLSIALVLSLPRDFTGREEVLIMAFSVVLFSLVGQGLTIKPLISWLGVNKKEEGHKEFEELIARVYRFKNATLEIVKVKENLYMTEAVTKEILEQYQQKITESQDKMEMLFRKHSELKQKQQITLRKHSLYAQHEAIGRLLKEDIISSEVGEKEQDIITNKLVELESE
- a CDS encoding TetR/AcrR family transcriptional regulator encodes the protein MNSNKKMDTSEKIMMAAIDLMAEHGYNGVSTQEIAIRAGFSEKTLFRHFQSKQNLLETAFNRYHYAEEMKDLFMKKIVWDLHTDLFMICRSYHRIMYQNRKLIKISAKVGDTLPGFREKTHEHPQQLKEFLTGYFEEMNKKGKIIETDFESKAIAFLYMNFGTAMGRMNNDPILTNIPIETFIKESVSIFTRALTP
- a CDS encoding MFS transporter gives rise to the protein MEYGVQQQTEEKLMRVVMFTLALSAMSVLMFNFVLPQIREEFGLTNAQVSWVTSSYALIYGVGTIIYGKLADRYKLKDLLTIGLLFFAVGSMTGLTSQTFWMVLAGRCIQAMGAASIPAAAMLIPVRYFPPERRGSAMGMVFVGLAIGSALGPVISALILSFVHWRWLFCIPFFILITLPFYRKYLGDERGDHRKLDWIGGGLLAAGVTLLLLSVTVGEWLFAIGGVLSVVLFLIRICFTSDPFIQPYLFTIKSYTIGLTITFLISGIGFSLYYLSPLLLADIHQLPPSWIGFALVPGAAASAILGRSGGRLADLKGNSYLFFIASMLLVSCFVLLSTFTGVSPVFIAIFLILGNVGQTFMMIAMSNSVSMTLSKEQAGVGMGLLAMLNFIAGGIAAGVYGKMADLGAVRHWNPVHYYSNGAIYSNIFLILATLHVGVLSLYVIQFNRGVFSRSKIVRESSINCNVKE